From the Xylella fastidiosa genome, the window GAACCCCAAACGCTTCCAGATCGGCGTGGGGATGTTGGGCATGACCGCTGACCAACTCCAAAAAGGCATGGTCACCGATCCCCAGTCCATGATTCTGGACGTCCTCACACGCATTAAAAAACTCCCAGTCGAACAGCAAATGGAGGCCGTCACACGCCTGTTCGGCAAAGACTGGGGCGGGGCCATCGCCAAGCTTGCGAACGGCGTTGATGAATACCGCCGCCAACTGGCGCTGGCCAACGGAGAAGCCGCCAAAGGCAGCATGTCGCGGGAATTCAAATCTTGGCAGGACTCCACAGCAGGGCAATGGCAACAGACAAAAAATCGCCTCACCGAGCTTTCCGTAGCCATTGGTAACGCCTTACTGCCTGCTATCAACGACCTGTTAGCGTCCTCGGCTCCGGTCATTGAGCGATTTGCAGCATGGACACAAAAACATCCTGGCGTAGTGAAAGCGGTGCTGGGAACCGCCCTGGCGCTGGCCGGTGTTAGAGTCGCCGTCATCGCCCTGCGCTTTGCCTTTGCCGCCCTTCAGTATCCCCTGTTGCTCGGACTACGCCTGATCGCCTCGTGGCGGGCTGTGGGCACCTTGGCTTCTATGGCCCAAGTACGCACTGCGGCGCTGGCCGTGGGGCGTGTGTTAGGCCGCGTCGTCCCCGCCGCTTTCATGGTGGCTGGCCGTGCCGCATTGTGGTTGGGTCGCCTCTTGCTCATGAATCCGGTGGGATTGGCCGTCACCGCCATTGCTTCAGGCGCGTTGCTGATCATCCAACACTGGAACACCATCAAACCGTTCATGAGTGCCCTATGGGAAGGGGTTAAAACGATTTTCAGCGGTGCCTGGGGAGTGATTACAGGCCTCTTTACCGGCAACTTCGACCGCGTGAAAAACGGATTCAAAACGATGTTTGATGGCATCGGCACCATTGCCACCTCCTTCTTCGACAAGCTCAAATCACTATGGAATTGGGCCACCGAAAAGTTCACCACAATGAAACAATGGTTAGGCATCGGCGACAGCCTGACCCAACACACCATGACTACCGCAGGTGCAGGCGCAGCCCCCACAGCAACGGTGCGCATGCCGCCATTGGCGCAGCAGCATAGGACAAATAACGCCGATTACCGTAGCTATGCCACCTACAACATTACCCAACAACCGGGTGAACGTGGCGAAACCCTAGCACGCCGCATTGCCGCACAATCCAGCCAATCACAGAGGCAACCACGCAGCGCCCTGTACGACGATGTCAGAGGTCAAGAATGATCCGTCAAACCCTCTGGAGCGATGTCGCCGCACCCCTTCAAAACGCATTCCAAACCAACAACAGCGGCAACCGGCCTGTCCTGATGATGCTAGGTGGCTACACCTTCTCACTGGCGAGCCTCGTCTACCAAGAACTCGCCCGCGTGAACGAATACCGCTGGGCAGCCATCGAACGCTATGGGCAGCGCGATGCGCGCCAATACACCGGCCCAGGCGATGAAAGTATCGAACTGCCCGGTATCGCCTACCCAGATTGGCAAGGCCAACGTGCCTCATTGGACGAATTACGCGCCTTGGCCGCCCAAGGCAAACCCTTACAGCTCATTGATAGCAATGGCCTCATCCACGGCTGGTACGTCATCGAACGGATTGAAGAACGCCAAAGCGACCATCACCCCAACGGCACACCACGGCGCATTGAATTCACACTCGCCTTACAACGCGTCAACGATGACCACGCCGTAGAGGCCACCCCGTGAGCCTGCACACCTATCTCACACGCCACGGTGACACCGTCGACTGGCTCGCATGGAAGTATTACGCACGCACCGATGCCACCATCATCTCGGCGATTTATGAAGCAAACCACGGCTTAGCCGCATGGGGGCCCGTGCTGCCGGAAGGCATCGCGATCACCTTGCCAGACCCTGTGGCCACACCGCGCACCATTCCAGGAGTCACATTGTGGGAGTAACGCCCTGCTACCGGCTCATCGCCAACGACAACGATATTACCGCCCTCATCACCGAACGCATGGCAAGCCTACAGCTTTCCGATGAGTCCGGAAGCCATGCCGACACCTTGGAAGTTGTTCTGGCTGACCATCTACCTAACGCCCCGCTCAAGCTGCCACCGATGGGGGCGGAACTGGAACTGGCATTAGGGTATGACGGCCAATTACGCCCAATGGGCGTTTTCGTGTGTAGCGAAATCACATTGTCCGGCTGGCCAGCCACAATGACCCTGCGTGCCCACGCCGCCCCTTGGGAAGGCACCCCCAAAGGCAAAAGTGACCTGCAAACTCAAAAAACCCGCTCCTGGCCCGCCGGAACCACACTCGGTGCCATGCTATCCACAATGGCTGCCGAACATGGCATGACCTGGGCGATCTCCCCGTCGCTCACAGGCGTGGCATTACCCCACATTGATCAGACAGAAGAATCAGATATCAACGTCCTGCTACGGCTAGCACAGCGTTACGATGCGATTGCTAAACCTGCCGGAGGTCGACTGATCTTTGCCAAACGCGGCGAGGCTAAAAGCGTCACAGGCATTGATATGCCTCGCATCACCTTAACACCTGATGAGATTGCCTCCTGGCAAATGACCTACGCAACGCGGGACAGCCCCGGCACAGTGATTGCCTTCTACCGCGTGGCACGCCGCGCTGAACTGCATCAAGTCAGCGTCGGTGACGGGCACCCCGTTCACCACATTAAACAATACCTGCCTGATGCCGCTGCTGCTACCGCCGCCGCTCGGGGTGAACTCTCACGCCGTGCCCGCGCTGAAACCAAACTCACTCTAGAGATGGCAGGGCGTGCGGAGCTGTCTGCAGAAGCCGTCTTGACACTCAACGGCTGGCGGGAAGGAGTGAATGGTGATTGGCTCGTCACCCGTGTGCAACATTGCCTAGACAAAAACGGCTACCGATGTAGCATCGAAGCCGAGCGGCCCAACAACCATCCAGATGTTGCTGCCGCCATCAACACGCAAGTACGCGATCAAATCGTACGCCCGTCCCGCACCCATCATCAGAAAACATAAGGGCCTGCTATCGGTTCCGCATTCTCTGATACCTCAATGCGGCATTCTCTGATACCACCACCCCCACCGCGTCCAGCATATTAACCCTGCCGGACGCGGGGCCATTAAGGCCGCTCCACCCGCGAGGCGCTGGAGCAGCGCCTTTTCCGGCAGCTTAATTTGACTGCTAAAAATCGTTTCCGTATACCATTTAAAAACATCAATAAAATCAAATAGTTAATCTAGTTAACGTAATTCACGTTACGGAAACGTATTTAGCATAAATTATTGATTTAATTATGTTTACGTAATGCTTTCAATACATCATGTGGATGTTGAGATTATGCATCACCCACAGTGAACCGACGATGACGATCCCAATGACCAGCAATGAAAACAGCGCTACATGGACGTTGGAGCGTTGTTCCTTTGAGCGGTCCATGTGAAGAAAGTACACAAGATGTACCAGCATTTGCACCGCTGCCAACGCTGAAACCAGGGCTACGGTGGTTTCTTTGGAGAAACTACGATTCATCACTATCGCAAATGGAATGGCAGTCAATATCACGGCTAGCACAAAGCCGATGAGGTATGACTTCAGGTGAGTGCTTTGGCTGGGTGCGGTAGGCTCGCTAGAGTGATGGGGGTGATGAGACATTACAGCGCTCCTAGCAGATAGACGATGGTAAAGACACCGATCCAGATGACATCCAGGAAGTGCCAGAAGAGGCTTAAACAGGCCAAGCGGGTGCTGTTGCGTGGGGTCAGGCCGTTCTTAACAATCTGGATCACGAGTATCAGCATCCATAGTAAGCCTGAGGCGACATGCAGACCGTGGGTACCGACTAAGGTGAAAAATGCGGATAGAAACGCGCTGCGTCCTGGGCCTGCTCCTTCTTGGATCAGATGGTGAAACTCGTAGAGTTCCATGCCTAGGAAGCCAAGACCAAATAGGGCAGTCACCATGAGCCAGCCATAGAGAGCAGGTATGTGGCGTTTGTGCGCCGCAATCATGGCAAAGCCGAAGGTTAGGCTGCTGAACAGCAGTAGGAAGGTTTCTACCAGCACGAACTTGAGATCGAACAGTTCTTTTGCTGTTGGTCCATCCACTGTCGCACCGACCAGGACTGCATAGGTGGCGAACAGGCCTGCAAAGATGAGACAGTCGCTCATCAGGTAAACCCAAAATCCGAAGACGGTGTTGTCTCCAGTGTCGTGATGTGCGTGATCTCTGTTATGCATATCTATCTTTGTGGAAATGGGCATAGGGGTTATACAGCCTTCGCAGCAAGTGCTGTTTGTCCTTTTTCTAGCAGTGCGAAGCGTTCGTTCTCGATACGAGCCACTTCCTCGGCAGGGACCCAGTAATCAATGTCGTTATCGAAACTGCGGGCAATGAAGCTACCGATCATGCCAACCAGACCGAGTATTGCCATCCACCAGATATGCCACGTCAGAGCGAAGCCCAGAACGATGCTGAAGGCGCCGATCCAGAAGCCGGCTGCGGTGTTGCGTGGCATGTGGATATCCTCGTATTTGTCTGGTTTTTTCCAGGCTTTGCCACGCTGTTTGTCTTCCCAGAATTGGTCCAAGCTGTCCACATGAGGGACGTGGGCAAAGTTGTAGAATGGCGGTGGTGAGGAGGTCGACCACTCCAGGGTGCGTCCGTCCCAGGGGTCGCCTGTCAGGTCGCGGTTTTGCTTGTGTGTCCAGAGGCTGTAAGCAAATTGCACCAGATTCAAGAAAATACCGATCCCAATAATCACGGCACCGCCAGCTGCAACCAGTAACCAAGGCTCCCATTGCGGGTTGTTGTAGCTATTTAGACGACGGGTCATGCCCATGAAGCCGAGTGCATACAACGGCATAAACGCGACGAAGAAACCGACGATCCAGCAGGCAAAAGAGGCTTTGCCCAGTGTTTCGTTGAGTTTGAAGCCAAATGCTTTCGGGAACCAATACGTCATGCCGGCTAAATAACCGAACACGGCCGCACCGATGATGGTGTTATGGAAATGCGCAATCAAGAACAGGCTGTTATGTAACACGAAGTCGACTGCGGGGATGGCCAGCATGACACCTGTCATTCCGCCGATGGTGAAGGTGATCATGAAACCGATGGTCCACCACATCGGGGCGCTGAAATGCACTCGGCCACGATACATGGTGAATAGCCAGTTAAATATCTTTACGCCGGTTGGAATCGAGATGATCATCGTCGTGATGCCAAAGAAGGCATTGACGTTTGCACCAGAGCCCATCGTGAAAAAGTGGTGCAGCCAAACAATAAACGACAGGACGCCGATGCATGAGGTTGCGTAGACCATTGAGGTATACCCAAATAGCTTCTTGCGGCAGTAGGTCGCGACCAATTCGGAGTAGATGCCGAATGCTGGCAGGGCAAGGATATAGACCTCAGGGTGGCCCCAGATCCAAATCAGATTGACGTACATCATGGCGTTGCCGCCGCCGTCGTTGGTAAAGAAGTGTGTACCTAGGTAGCGGTCAGCACCCAACAATGCCAGTGTGACGGTCAAAATAGGGAATGCGGCAATGATCAGGATGTTGGTGATGAGCGCGGTCCAGGTAAAGACCGGCATACGCATCAGGGTCATGCCGGGCGCACGCATCCTCATTATCGTGACCAGGAAATTAATGCCAGTTAGCAACGTACCTAACCCAGAAATTTGCAGTGCCCAGAGGTAGTAGTCCACGCCGACACCAGGGCTGTATTCCAATTCTGACAGTGGCGGGTAGGCCAGCCAGCCGGTTTGTGCAAATTCACCGACAGCCAATGAGATGTTGATCAGTGCCGCGCCGCCCACAAACAGCCAGAAGCTGAGGGAGTTAAGAAATGGATAGGCGACGTCGCGGGCGCCAATTTGCAGCGGTACGATCAGATTGAGTAGGCCTGTCATGAGTGGCATGGCCATGAAAAAGATCATGATCACGCCGTGGGCGGTAAATATCTGGTCGTAGTGGTGCGGTGGAAAAATGCCTTCGTTACCGCTATGTGCGATGGCCAGTTGGGTGCGCATGAATATTGCGTCGGCAAAGCCGCGTAACAACATCACCAGCGCTACCACGATATACATCACACCGATTTTCTTGTGGTCGACCGAAGTGAGCCACTCGCGCCATAAGTACCCCCATTTTTTGAAATAGGTGATCGCAATCATGACCCCTAGGATGGCGAGACCGCCTCCCCCGACTGCAGTCAAAACGATTGGGTCGTAGGGGATTGCATCCCACGAAAGCTTGCCTAACATTGTTTGCCTCCAGAAGTGCACATGCTCACCGAATCTTCCAGCGATAACTGGTGCTCATGATGATTGTCGTGATCGTCGGCGTGGTGGCCATGCCCCATCATGTGCTTATCGATCAGTGACTTAAACAGTCCATTCTCTACCGATGAGTAGTAGGTGACCGGATAATCACTTTTTTCGTTGCGATCATCTGCCAATGCTTGATATTCATCCTGTTGTAGTTTTAGCGGTGAGGTTTTGACTTTGGCGACCCAGGCGTCGAATGCCGCCTGGTCGGGGAGCACATGGACTACAAAATTCATTTTGGAGAAGCCATGGCCGCTGTAGTTGGCCGAGATACCGCGGAATGTTCCTGTCTCATTGGCGATGAGATGCAATTTGGTTTGCATGCCTGCCATCGCGTAAATTTGTGAGCCTAGTTGCGGGATGAAAAACGAGTTCATCACGGTATCGGAAGTAATCTTGAAATTCACCGGGGTGTTGATTGGGATCGCGATCTCGTTGACTGTGGCCATATCCTGTTCTGGGTAGATCATCCCCCACTTCCAATCCATCGCCACGACTTCGATGGTGATCGGTTTAACATCCGATTTCAGGGGTCTGTGAGGGTCGAGTGAGTGTGAGGAGCGCCACGTCAGTATGGCCAACACCAGAATGATCAAACATGGGATTGACCACACCACGACTTCGATTGCAGTGGAGTGGGCCCATTCTGGTTCATAGCGCGCTTTGGTGTTGGAGGCGCGGTATTTCCATGCGAAGGCGACGGTCATCACGATCACTGGGATGACAACCAGTAGCATCAGCGCGACTGAAATAATCAGTAGTGTCTTTTCTTCCTGGCCAATCTGACCCTTTGGGTTCAGAACGGCCCAGTCGCACCCCGTGAGTATCAGGAGGAGCGGCAACAGGAGTACCAGGTGGAGTAACTGTCTCGTTTGTTTCGAGGAAATCATTGGTCAATCCAGTTGCAAGGAAGCATCAATTGCAGCTCTGAGTGCGATTTGTCATTGGTCACACGGGAGACTGCGGTATGAGCAGCAGTGGGGTCACACTCAGATCAGCATCACAAATTCTATGCCTTGCTGCGGTCCATAGAAAGGTACACATTATGATCTGAAGTCGAAATTGTTGTTGGTTGGCTGCGACATGTCGTCGCATCTGTGGAGTGCATCTATGTTTGGTGATGCAAGGTGCCTGGATTAACAAAGGAAATCGGATTCATCTCAGCCAAACACTGCTTGAGCTGTTACCAGACGCAGGAGGCAAACGGGCAATAATTTTGCGTTTTTTTAATACTGACAAACTAATGCCGAGAAACATATCTGCCCGGATCGAATAGTTTCTCTAGATCTAGATAATGTGAGATGGATCGGGTTCTTTCTTGGGCGATGTCAATCTCCGGTGTTTAAGTCGCCGATACTTCAGTAGGTTCGTTGGACAGCGTAGCGGGCCAAGCCGCGCAACGCGGCAACTGCTTCGGTTTCGGGCAGGCCGTCTAGTGCGCGTTCGGCGGTCGCCGCATACGCGCTGGCGCGTTGCCGACTGTAGTCCAAGCTGCCAGTTGTACGGATCGCGTTCAGCACTTCTGGCATTGCATCGCTATCGCCTTTGCTGATGATCATGCGCAAACGTTCACATGTGGCTGCGTCTGAGTGTGTCATCGCATGGATCACTGGTAAGGTGGCTTTGCCTTCGGCGAGATCGTCACCGAGATTTTTGCCCAGTTGGCTATTGTTGGCGGTGTAGTCGAGTACGTCGTCGGTGATTTGGAATGCATAGCCCAATTGCATTCCATATTCGTACATCCGTGTCTGTGTCTGCGTATCGGCATGGGATGCGAGTGCTCCGAGTTGTGCTGCGGCAGCAAACAATATTGCCGTTTTGCGCTCGATCACGCTTAGGTAGGTAGTTTCGTCGGTATCAGGGTTGTGTACGTGCAACAATTGCAGTACTTCGCCTTCAGAGATACGGTTGGTGGTTTCAGCCAATATCTGCATGACTTCTAGGTTGGCTAATTCGGTCATCAGTTGGA encodes:
- the cyoB gene encoding cytochrome o ubiquinol oxidase subunit I codes for the protein MLGKLSWDAIPYDPIVLTAVGGGGLAILGVMIAITYFKKWGYLWREWLTSVDHKKIGVMYIVVALVMLLRGFADAIFMRTQLAIAHSGNEGIFPPHHYDQIFTAHGVIMIFFMAMPLMTGLLNLIVPLQIGARDVAYPFLNSLSFWLFVGGAALINISLAVGEFAQTGWLAYPPLSELEYSPGVGVDYYLWALQISGLGTLLTGINFLVTIMRMRAPGMTLMRMPVFTWTALITNILIIAAFPILTVTLALLGADRYLGTHFFTNDGGGNAMMYVNLIWIWGHPEVYILALPAFGIYSELVATYCRKKLFGYTSMVYATSCIGVLSFIVWLHHFFTMGSGANVNAFFGITTMIISIPTGVKIFNWLFTMYRGRVHFSAPMWWTIGFMITFTIGGMTGVMLAIPAVDFVLHNSLFLIAHFHNTIIGAAVFGYLAGMTYWFPKAFGFKLNETLGKASFACWIVGFFVAFMPLYALGFMGMTRRLNSYNNPQWEPWLLVAAGGAVIIGIGIFLNLVQFAYSLWTHKQNRDLTGDPWDGRTLEWSTSSPPPFYNFAHVPHVDSLDQFWEDKQRGKAWKKPDKYEDIHMPRNTAAGFWIGAFSIVLGFALTWHIWWMAILGLVGMIGSFIARSFDNDIDYWVPAEEVARIENERFALLEKGQTALAAKAV
- the cyoC gene encoding cytochrome o ubiquinol oxidase subunit III, with product MPISTKIDMHNRDHAHHDTGDNTVFGFWVYLMSDCLIFAGLFATYAVLVGATVDGPTAKELFDLKFVLVETFLLLFSSLTFGFAMIAAHKRHIPALYGWLMVTALFGLGFLGMELYEFHHLIQEGAGPGRSAFLSAFFTLVGTHGLHVASGLLWMLILVIQIVKNGLTPRNSTRLACLSLFWHFLDVIWIGVFTIVYLLGAL
- a CDS encoding phage tail protein, with product MIRQTLWSDVAAPLQNAFQTNNSGNRPVLMMLGGYTFSLASLVYQELARVNEYRWAAIERYGQRDARQYTGPGDESIELPGIAYPDWQGQRASLDELRALAAQGKPLQLIDSNGLIHGWYVIERIEERQSDHHPNGTPRRIEFTLALQRVNDDHAVEATP
- the cyoD gene encoding cytochrome o ubiquinol oxidase subunit IV — translated: MSHHPHHSSEPTAPSQSTHLKSYLIGFVLAVILTAIPFAIVMNRSFSKETTVALVSALAAVQMLVHLVYFLHMDRSKEQRSNVHVALFSLLVIGIVIVGSLWVMHNLNIHMMY
- a CDS encoding polyprenyl synthetase family protein, with amino-acid sequence MSIATTPLHTALSLPQIQSFAASDMAAIDTLIHDRLTSDIVLINQIADHIICSGGKRLRPMLTMLAGHAIGPTGPHHHQLAAIIEFIHTATLLHDDVVDGSELRRSRSTANALWGNAPSVLVGDFLYSRSFQLMTELANLEVMQILAETTNRISEGEVLQLLHVHNPDTDETTYLSVIERKTAILFAAAAQLGALASHADTQTQTRMYEYGMQLGYAFQITDDVLDYTANNSQLGKNLGDDLAEGKATLPVIHAMTHSDAATCERLRMIISKGDSDAMPEVLNAIRTTGSLDYSRQRASAYAATAERALDGLPETEAVAALRGLARYAVQRTY
- the cyoA gene encoding ubiquinol oxidase subunit II, with the translated sequence MISSKQTRQLLHLVLLLPLLLILTGCDWAVLNPKGQIGQEEKTLLIISVALMLLVVIPVIVMTVAFAWKYRASNTKARYEPEWAHSTAIEVVVWSIPCLIILVLAILTWRSSHSLDPHRPLKSDVKPITIEVVAMDWKWGMIYPEQDMATVNEIAIPINTPVNFKITSDTVMNSFFIPQLGSQIYAMAGMQTKLHLIANETGTFRGISANYSGHGFSKMNFVVHVLPDQAAFDAWVAKVKTSPLKLQQDEYQALADDRNEKSDYPVTYYSSVENGLFKSLIDKHMMGHGHHADDHDNHHEHQLSLEDSVSMCTSGGKQC
- a CDS encoding phage late control D family protein, whose product is MGVTPCYRLIANDNDITALITERMASLQLSDESGSHADTLEVVLADHLPNAPLKLPPMGAELELALGYDGQLRPMGVFVCSEITLSGWPATMTLRAHAAPWEGTPKGKSDLQTQKTRSWPAGTTLGAMLSTMAAEHGMTWAISPSLTGVALPHIDQTEESDINVLLRLAQRYDAIAKPAGGRLIFAKRGEAKSVTGIDMPRITLTPDEIASWQMTYATRDSPGTVIAFYRVARRAELHQVSVGDGHPVHHIKQYLPDAAAATAAARGELSRRARAETKLTLEMAGRAELSAEAVLTLNGWREGVNGDWLVTRVQHCLDKNGYRCSIEAERPNNHPDVAAAINTQVRDQIVRPSRTHHQKT
- a CDS encoding tail protein X translates to MSLHTYLTRHGDTVDWLAWKYYARTDATIISAIYEANHGLAAWGPVLPEGIAITLPDPVATPRTIPGVTLWE